The DNA segment TTAAGGGGTCAAATCTTTTGTTGACTAATTCTTAAATTACAGGAATTGGGGTCGGATCAATATTTAATTTCGGCTCCCCTCCGCCCTCGCGCGCGGGGAGCGGTGAGTGAAGAGGGGGCGGGCGAAGCAGGGGAGCATAGCGAAGTGGAGGTTCCTGTGACCGTGGGCGAAGTCTAAATGAGAACGAATCGGCTGGAGGCGTTCAGCGATGCTGTCATCGCCGTCATCATCACCATCATGGTGTTGGAGATGAAAGTCCCCCACGGCGTGGACACGGCGGTCCTGGTGCCGGTCATCCCGGTATTCCTGAGCTATGTCCTGAGCTATGTCTACCTCGGTATTTATTGGAACAACCATCACCACATGCTGCATCTGTGTCAAAAGGTCACGGGGCCGATTCTGTGGGCCAATTTGCATCTCTTGTTCTGGCTGTCTCTGATCCCGTTCTCGACAGGCTGGATGGGTGAGAACCACTTCGCCTCCGCACCGGCAGCGCTCTATGGATTCGTGCTCCTGATGGCGGCGATCGCCTACTGGATATTGCAACAGCTGATCATTGCGTCGCAGGGCCCCGACTCATTACTCAAGACGGCGGTCGGGGGGGATTGGAAGGGCAAGCTGTCGCCCGTTTTGTACGCCGTCGGCATTCTTCTGGCATACCGGTGGCAATGGGTTTCCTTGAGCCTCTACGTTTTCACGGCACTCCTCTGGCTCATACCGGATCGACGAATTGAAAACGTGCTGAAAAATGTGGAAACCTATAAAGGGGTCTAAAGGAGCGAGCGACACCCACCCTGAAGAAAGCGACAACGGCCATGAAGAAGACGAAGAGCGGCTCGAAGGAAGGAACAGGAGGAGACTCTCCCTCCCGGCTGATCGATGCGCGAATCAAGGAGCTGGGGGATTGGCGTAAGAATTGGGGTCAGAGTACAAATTAAATCCGGCTCCCCTCCGGCCTCGCGCGCGGGGGCGGGATGGAGGCGGAGAGGGGTTCGCGTCGAAGAGCGGGCGCCCGTCAAGACGAGCTTCCCCGTCTACTGACTCATCAGTTCGATCGCCGTGAGATCCGACTCGTCCTCGATTTCACCGAGGCAGCTTAGGCAGGTGAAGGGGAATCCGGTGGGAAGGTCCGGCATAACGGTATCCGGCCGCTCGACCGCGGTCTCGCCGCAGTCCTTGTGGATATAAAGCGTCATAACG comes from the Nitrospiria bacterium genome and includes:
- a CDS encoding TMEM175 family protein yields the protein MRTNRLEAFSDAVIAVIITIMVLEMKVPHGVDTAVLVPVIPVFLSYVLSYVYLGIYWNNHHHMLHLCQKVTGPILWANLHLLFWLSLIPFSTGWMGENHFASAPAALYGFVLLMAAIAYWILQQLIIASQGPDSLLKTAVGGDWKGKLSPVLYAVGILLAYRWQWVSLSLYVFTALLWLIPDRRIENVLKNVETYKGV